From the Oceaniferula marina genome, one window contains:
- a CDS encoding HNH endonuclease, with translation MANNWNIPKWLEDEVRDRDKVCVYCGCEFTPVKISRKSAASWEHIINDAKIITRENIALCCCGCNASKGQKQLSVWLQTRYCKERDISPESVADVIKQAIDKGL, from the coding sequence ATGGCGAATAATTGGAACATCCCTAAATGGCTTGAAGACGAAGTCCGAGATAGAGACAAGGTTTGCGTATATTGCGGTTGCGAGTTTACCCCTGTAAAAATCTCTAGAAAGTCTGCTGCAAGTTGGGAGCATATCATTAATGACGCCAAGATAATAACCCGTGAAAATATAGCTCTCTGTTGTTGCGGTTGTAATGCTAGTAAGGGGCAGAAGCAGCTTTCGGTTTGGCTTCAAACTAGATACTGTAAAGAACGAGACATTTCACCCGAATCAGTAGCTGACGTCATTAAGCAAGCAATAGACAAAGGGTTGTAA